One genomic segment of uncultured Ilyobacter sp. includes these proteins:
- a CDS encoding peptidylprolyl isomerase produces MKIEESKVVVLDFILTDEDGNILEDTKEVGPFAYIQGFGDFIPKIEEILEGKTEGFQSKIIVSPEEGYGEYDEELISEMSKEDFSEFDDIYEGLDFQAETDEGLMEFVIKSIEDDVVLVDGNHPFAGKNLTFDLKVTEVRDASEEELEHGHVHF; encoded by the coding sequence ATGAAAATAGAAGAGAGCAAAGTCGTAGTTTTAGATTTTATCCTTACTGATGAAGACGGAAATATTCTAGAAGATACAAAAGAGGTTGGACCTTTTGCATATATCCAAGGTTTTGGAGATTTCATTCCAAAAATAGAGGAGATTTTAGAGGGAAAAACCGAGGGATTCCAATCAAAAATAATAGTATCTCCTGAAGAGGGATACGGTGAATACGACGAAGAACTTATTTCTGAAATGTCTAAAGAAGATTTTTCGGAATTTGATGATATCTATGAAGGGCTAGATTTTCAGGCTGAAACAGATGAAGGACTTATGGAATTCGTTATAAAATCAATCGAAGATGATGTTGTTCTAGTAGACGGAAACCATCCTTTCGCAGGTAAAAATCTTACATTTGATCTTAAAGTAACAGAGGTCAGAGACGCCTCAGAAGAGGAATTAGAGCACGGTCACGTCCACTTCTAA
- a CDS encoding mechanosensitive ion channel family protein → MVIEKFLELFNEKTLLNLLTRVLVFSAVVILTLFFVKISRKIMDSNHKLKDLDPTQFTFINHFLAGIIYFIGILSAVYTIPTFRSLVVSIFAGSGVLAIIIGFASQQAFSNIVSGIFIAIFKPFRIGDRVKLIGKETFGVIEDITLRHTMIRTFENKRIIIPNSVISNDIIENSNIVEDKVCNHVEIGISYDSDEEKAIQIIREEAMKHPLFLDNRTFEEINAGEPPVNVRIIGFGDSSVNLKAWVWSNDTGSGFIMKCDLNKSIKQRFDREGIEIPFPYRTIVFKNSEDQNKSTL, encoded by the coding sequence ATGGTCATAGAAAAATTTTTAGAACTGTTTAACGAAAAAACACTTTTGAATTTACTGACTAGGGTCCTTGTATTTTCAGCTGTGGTAATACTAACTTTATTTTTTGTAAAAATTTCCAGGAAAATAATGGACAGCAATCACAAACTCAAGGACCTCGATCCAACTCAGTTTACATTTATAAACCATTTTTTAGCAGGGATAATTTACTTTATAGGTATTCTGTCGGCTGTGTATACAATTCCAACTTTCCGAAGTCTTGTTGTTTCAATCTTTGCTGGTTCCGGTGTTCTTGCTATTATCATAGGTTTTGCTTCTCAGCAGGCTTTTTCAAATATAGTAAGCGGAATTTTTATAGCCATTTTCAAACCTTTTAGAATCGGAGACAGGGTAAAACTCATCGGCAAGGAAACTTTCGGAGTGATAGAGGATATCACTCTCAGACACACTATGATAAGAACATTTGAAAACAAGAGAATAATCATTCCAAACTCTGTTATAAGTAATGATATTATAGAAAATTCAAATATTGTAGAGGACAAAGTGTGCAATCATGTGGAAATCGGAATAAGTTATGACTCTGACGAAGAAAAGGCAATTCAGATAATAAGAGAAGAAGCTATGAAACATCCATTATTTCTGGATAACCGAACTTTTGAAGAGATAAATGCAGGGGAACCTCCTGTAAATGTGAGAATAATCGGTTTCGGAGACTCTTCAGTCAATCTAAAGGCCTGGGTTTGGTCTAACGACACTGGTTCTGGATTTATAATGAAGTGTGACCTTAATAAAAGTATAAAGCAGAGATTTGATCGTGAAGGGATAGAAATACCTTTTCCTTACAGAACCATTGTATTTAAGAACAGTGAGGATCAAAATAAAAGCACCTTATGA
- a CDS encoding YaiI/YqxD family protein encodes MRIIIDADACPKNVKKICEEQSIKHGIELIMVIDEAHEIYGNFIVIKVGQGMDSVDHKIITTCIEGDIIVTQDYGLASILLQKSAGVIHPKGFLYTIFNIESLMFQRHMGQKIRKAGGRTKGPKKRTSNEDKEFEKILISLLEKRNHNKKQL; translated from the coding sequence ATGAGAATAATAATAGATGCTGATGCATGCCCCAAAAATGTAAAAAAAATATGTGAAGAACAGTCTATAAAACACGGGATAGAATTAATTATGGTTATAGACGAGGCCCATGAAATATATGGAAATTTTATAGTTATAAAAGTAGGACAGGGGATGGATTCTGTTGACCACAAGATAATCACAACCTGTATAGAGGGTGATATAATAGTGACTCAGGACTATGGTTTAGCCTCTATACTTCTTCAGAAATCTGCAGGTGTAATCCATCCAAAGGGCTTTCTTTATACGATTTTTAATATCGAGTCCCTCATGTTTCAAAGACATATGGGACAGAAAATAAGAAAAGCCGGCGGAAGGACCAAGGGTCCAAAAAAGAGAACCAGTAACGAAGACAAAGAATTTGAAAAAATACTGATCTCTCTTCTTGAAAAAAGAAATCACAATAAAAAACAGCTGTAA
- a CDS encoding mechanosensitive ion channel, giving the protein MSDFKSMFQFTLSSQLLTIVGVILIVVVGLGIASFIAKKIGALISKSKFIQGKISEDKKEQSQVFFNILVKAIYYLIVIFIIIAAAEKLGLGKFTEPLTGFLNSIFLYMPNILGGVFLLIITLIFAKLGKYFTVKIFDKIELDKKLKVGEGTSVTKILGDVVYLIIFLIFLPGVLSALKLDGILEPVTNMLSKLLEQLPNILAAGIFLVLGWFIAYKIREILTGILESFNLNERLKIDGKKVFEGNLSKIIANIIYILILIPVISASLSYIGLQYITEPVVMMINVIFSYLPRIAGVVIILLVATFFAKLIEGIITNILKGLHFDSHLEKTGLKAKEDSYSKLAGKAVKITIIYLAVIQSIDILEFTVLKDLSSSLTVLLGKIFLGVLIIAIGVYISSFASDIIKKSEIKGKDCLAALSRIAIIIFVGAMGLRQMGIANEIINMAFGFTIGAIAISLAIAFGIGGRDIAAKKLEELDKKWNEKDEQ; this is encoded by the coding sequence ATGTCTGATTTTAAAAGTATGTTTCAGTTTACTTTATCTAGTCAGTTGCTTACAATTGTCGGAGTAATTCTGATAGTTGTCGTAGGTCTCGGTATCGCTTCGTTTATCGCAAAAAAAATAGGTGCTCTTATCAGTAAGTCCAAATTTATACAAGGTAAAATTTCCGAAGACAAAAAAGAACAGTCGCAGGTGTTCTTCAATATTCTCGTAAAGGCCATCTATTATCTAATTGTTATCTTCATTATTATTGCTGCGGCTGAAAAGCTAGGACTCGGTAAATTTACAGAGCCTCTCACAGGATTTTTAAACTCTATCTTTTTATACATGCCTAATATTCTAGGTGGGGTATTCCTTCTTATTATCACCTTGATATTTGCAAAATTAGGTAAATACTTTACGGTGAAAATTTTTGACAAAATAGAACTTGATAAAAAATTAAAGGTTGGGGAGGGAACATCTGTAACAAAAATTTTAGGTGATGTTGTATACCTAATTATATTCTTAATATTTTTACCAGGTGTCCTTTCTGCATTAAAGTTAGACGGAATATTAGAACCTGTCACAAACATGCTGAGCAAGCTACTGGAACAGCTTCCAAATATCCTTGCAGCAGGAATTTTCCTTGTTCTTGGTTGGTTTATCGCCTATAAGATAAGAGAGATACTTACTGGCATATTAGAATCTTTCAACCTAAATGAAAGATTAAAAATCGACGGTAAAAAAGTATTTGAAGGGAATCTAAGTAAAATCATAGCAAATATAATATATATTCTTATCTTAATACCTGTTATATCTGCATCTCTCAGTTACATAGGTTTACAGTATATTACAGAACCTGTAGTGATGATGATCAACGTGATATTCAGCTATCTACCTAGAATTGCCGGAGTTGTAATTATTCTTCTGGTGGCTACTTTCTTTGCAAAACTTATTGAAGGAATAATTACAAATATTCTTAAGGGACTCCACTTTGACTCACACCTAGAAAAGACAGGACTCAAGGCTAAAGAAGACTCCTACTCAAAACTAGCTGGAAAAGCGGTAAAAATCACTATTATTTACCTTGCTGTTATCCAGTCTATCGACATACTAGAATTCACTGTATTAAAGGATCTAAGCAGTAGTCTAACTGTTCTTTTAGGAAAAATTTTCCTAGGAGTATTGATAATAGCCATAGGTGTTTATATTTCTAGCTTCGCTTCTGATATTATCAAAAAATCTGAAATAAAAGGCAAAGATTGTCTGGCTGCTCTCTCAAGAATAGCCATAATTATATTTGTAGGGGCCATGGGTTTAAGACAGATGGGAATTGCAAATGAGATCATAAATATGGCCTTTGGATTTACAATAGGGGCTATTGCCATATCTCTAGCTATTGCCTTTGGTATAGGGGGTAGAGATATTGCAGCTAAAAAACTCGAAGAATTAGACAAAAAATGGAATGAAAAAGATGAACAGTAA